CGGCAAGAACAGTTCCTGGATGGCATCCAGCACCGGACGCAAGTCGTACTTGGGATTCTTGAGGAAACTGAGCAACAGTTCCGTAGTGCAATTGCCAGCGCCTCGGCCCATGCCAGACACGGAACCGTCCAGGTAATCCACATGGTTGATGATAGCCTGGATGGTGTTGCTGAAAGCCAGCTGCTGGTTGTTGTGCCCGTGGAAACCGAACTTCTTGTTCTTCACGATGCTCTTGTAACGGGCCAGTTCCTTATCGATGTCTTCTTGATAGAATGCTCCAAAACTGTCGACGAGATAAAGGACATCAGCCTTGCATTCTTCCTGAACCTGGTGGAGCGCCTCGTCCAGTTCCGGACCGCGGTCACGGCTCACCGCCATGATGT
The sequence above is drawn from the Fibrobacter sp. genome and encodes:
- a CDS encoding nucleoid-structuring protein H-NS — its product is ASESPYQMFRVASYVKNIDKGIDMVNTFHEMGYETTLNIMAVSRDRGPELDEALHQVQEECKADVLYLVDSFGAFYQEDIDKELARYKSIVKNKKFGFHGHNNQQLAFSNTIQAIINHVDYLDGSVSGMGRGAGNCTTELLLSFLKNPKYDLRPVLDAIQELFLPLRDKYEWGYIIPQMITGMLNRHPQDAIAIRKTEDKDNYRKFYNHMMND